A region of Acidisarcina sp. DNA encodes the following proteins:
- a CDS encoding DUF1015 domain-containing protein translates to MARIYPFRALRYNPALVRLEDVVTQPYDKITPSMQQAYYQRSPYNLVRIILGLPELFDTPEGENVYTRAARDFSEWRRTGILVQDQTPSIFAYTQRFPVPGGNGAVCERKGFIALGKLYDYSQQVVFRHEQTLAKPKSDRLNLLKATHAHFGQIFMLYSDPAQMADKILSSEDASPEAEVTDEYGVSHRISRVSDPNTINILLSAMADKKLIIADGHHRYETALAYSKQHAPATAEGSERSSNSLPQPPYPEAAVMMTFVNMDSEGLVILPTHRVVFGLEGFSPADFLEKAKPYFDVEALSESDSAALQARLSAARKNGTAFIAATTAGNFLLKSRPAAIAAALADVPERQRQMDVVQLHSLVLEKLLGITPQAILEQRNLRYLREGGEAIEQVVRGEASVAFLMNPVTINQIREVAFAGDVMPQKSTDFFPKLLSGLTIYALD, encoded by the coding sequence ATGGCCCGCATCTATCCATTTCGCGCTCTGCGCTACAATCCTGCACTGGTACGGCTGGAAGACGTGGTTACCCAGCCCTATGACAAGATCACTCCCTCAATGCAACAGGCGTACTACCAGCGCAGCCCCTACAACCTGGTTCGCATCATCCTCGGGCTGCCGGAATTGTTTGACACTCCGGAGGGCGAAAACGTTTATACCCGCGCAGCGAGAGATTTCTCCGAGTGGCGCCGGACGGGCATTCTGGTGCAGGACCAGACCCCTTCTATCTTTGCCTATACGCAGCGGTTTCCCGTCCCCGGAGGCAATGGAGCAGTATGCGAGCGCAAGGGATTCATCGCGCTGGGGAAGCTGTATGACTACAGCCAGCAGGTAGTCTTTCGCCACGAGCAGACTCTCGCAAAGCCAAAGTCGGACCGCCTGAATCTGCTGAAGGCAACGCATGCCCATTTCGGGCAGATTTTCATGCTGTACTCCGATCCGGCGCAGATGGCGGACAAGATTCTCTCCTCCGAAGATGCCAGCCCCGAGGCCGAAGTGACGGATGAATATGGTGTCTCGCATCGCATTTCCCGGGTCAGCGATCCGAACACGATCAACATTCTACTGAGCGCGATGGCGGACAAGAAGCTGATCATTGCGGATGGCCATCACCGTTATGAGACTGCGCTGGCCTACTCCAAGCAGCACGCTCCGGCGACGGCAGAAGGCAGCGAGCGCAGTTCGAATTCCCTGCCGCAGCCACCCTATCCGGAAGCGGCGGTGATGATGACGTTCGTCAACATGGATTCGGAGGGGCTGGTCATTCTGCCAACGCACCGCGTTGTGTTTGGGCTGGAGGGCTTCTCGCCAGCCGATTTTCTGGAGAAGGCAAAGCCATATTTCGACGTCGAAGCACTGAGCGAGAGCGACTCCGCCGCACTGCAGGCGCGGCTCTCCGCCGCGAGAAAAAATGGCACCGCGTTTATCGCCGCAACCACAGCGGGGAATTTTCTCTTGAAGTCGCGGCCCGCGGCAATCGCGGCTGCCCTGGCCGACGTTCCGGAGCGCCAGCGCCAGATGGACGTGGTGCAACTGCACTCCTTGGTGCTGGAAAAGCTGCTGGGGATTACCCCCCAGGCGATCCTGGAGCAGCGCAACCTGCGCTACCTGCGCGAGGGTGGTGAGGCAATCGAACAGGTAGTTCGAGGCGAGGCGAGCGTGGCCTTCCTGATGAATCCAGTGACCATAAACCAGATCCGTGAAGTAGCCTTTGCCGGTGACGTGATGCCGCAGAAATCTACCGATTTTTTCCCCAAGCTGCTGAGCGGGCTTACGATCTATGCCCTGGACTGA
- a CDS encoding N-acetylmuramoyl-L-alanine amidase, producing MPWTELRRAKESARVAPVANIATGKARLRFRPRAVLPLFLLVLLVLSGAIAAPAQQAPAVQSKPAIPAAPLPAPFPSAPPPPVQPRFQVVLDAAHGGSDTGARLGDRLLEKDVVLALSVRLRSILSARGIAVTTTRESDANLTAVNRAEAANHAVAAACISLHATATGSGVHLFTSSLAATQPGSRFLPWQTAQSGSITQSLRLSSEINSAMAHAQVPVSLGRTSIEPLDSFACPAVAVEVAPLAAVKGSPGAPLSDASYQARIVDALAGAIQQWREDWRQQP from the coding sequence ATGCCCTGGACTGAGCTGCGCCGGGCTAAGGAATCTGCGCGTGTTGCACCGGTAGCCAATATCGCAACCGGCAAGGCTCGCCTACGTTTCCGGCCCAGGGCCGTTCTGCCCCTCTTCCTTCTTGTATTGCTGGTCCTGAGCGGCGCGATTGCCGCTCCTGCGCAGCAGGCTCCAGCAGTGCAGAGCAAACCGGCTATTCCGGCGGCTCCGCTTCCCGCGCCATTTCCCTCCGCCCCTCCGCCGCCCGTGCAACCGCGTTTTCAGGTGGTGCTGGATGCCGCGCACGGAGGCAGCGATACCGGGGCGCGCCTGGGGGATCGCCTGCTGGAGAAAGACGTCGTTCTGGCTCTCTCGGTGCGGCTGCGGTCGATTCTGTCGGCGCGAGGCATCGCGGTGACCACCACGCGGGAGAGCGATGCAAATCTTACCGCGGTGAACCGCGCGGAGGCAGCAAACCACGCAGTAGCCGCCGCATGCATCAGCCTTCATGCCACCGCCACCGGCAGCGGCGTACACCTGTTTACCTCCTCTCTGGCGGCGACTCAGCCAGGAAGCCGCTTCCTTCCCTGGCAAACGGCACAATCCGGGTCCATAACCCAGAGCCTGCGATTGTCGTCGGAGATCAACTCCGCCATGGCGCACGCGCAGGTGCCGGTAAGCCTGGGCCGAACCTCTATCGAGCCGCTGGATAGCTTTGCCTGCCCGGCGGTTGCGGTCGAGGTTGCACCGCTGGCAGCAGTCAAGGGCAGCCCGGGAGCACCGCTGTCCGACGCCAGCTACCAGGCCCGCATTGTGGATGCGCTGGCCGGGGCCATCCAGCAGTGGCGGGAAGACTGGAGGCAGCAGCCATGA
- a CDS encoding GerMN domain-containing protein, whose protein sequence is MIPRYQKIIFWVLLGAAILMSVVLIRLRERAHDRLLATADQMPLNAPAAAPAETVTMLVANDADGSLTPVDQQIALPEEAGARARILLQRLLAGYAEPQSTHHIGASGGAGEVFLMPVPRQKGEMAVVNLSGAFVDGHPSGIETETLTLLSIIGTLHTNFPQITQVRFLVDGQPRETLAGHADLTRVYLAEDKSVEVRR, encoded by the coding sequence ATGATTCCGCGCTACCAGAAAATCATCTTCTGGGTTCTGTTGGGAGCGGCCATCCTGATGTCGGTCGTACTCATCCGCCTGCGCGAGCGCGCCCATGACCGCCTGCTTGCCACAGCGGACCAGATGCCGCTGAACGCTCCTGCCGCTGCGCCCGCAGAAACCGTGACCATGCTCGTCGCCAATGATGCCGATGGATCGCTGACCCCGGTAGATCAACAGATCGCGCTGCCGGAGGAGGCAGGGGCACGCGCCCGCATCCTGCTGCAGCGGCTTCTGGCCGGTTACGCCGAACCGCAATCCACGCACCACATCGGTGCCAGCGGCGGGGCTGGAGAGGTCTTCCTGATGCCGGTGCCGCGCCAGAAGGGGGAGATGGCGGTGGTGAACCTGAGCGGAGCCTTCGTCGACGGGCATCCCTCCGGCATTGAAACGGAGACGCTGACGCTGCTCTCCATCATTGGCACGCTCCACACCAACTTCCCGCAGATAACCCAGGTCCGCTTCCTGGTCGATGGACAGCCACGGGAGACGCTGGCTGGACATGCCGACTTGACGCGCGTGTATCTGGCAGAAGATAAATCCGTCGAGGTCCGCCGTTGA
- the murI gene encoding glutamate racemase, with protein sequence MTEPSSPAISPTTLGPSTLDRNGPDRGASHSGPRIGVFDSGFGGLTVLKTLLPSIPGAQYIYLGDTARLPYGSKSQATIARYAVSSARFLLDQGAEFLVIACNTASALALEDIRAAVPVPVLGVIEPGVSQAKKTSRSGDILVIGTDATVQSHAYRTASRNLGLNALEKACPLLVPLVEEGWVGHPVTAEVVRIYLSELAAEASAAGLSPDTLVLGCTHYPLLRPVIEKTVPWNVVDAAEMTALETRRQLAAVGAVPDASAGPATSRFFATDSVAKFRRLGAAFLGQPMGEVELVDLGG encoded by the coding sequence TTGACAGAACCAAGCTCGCCCGCCATCAGCCCTACAACCCTCGGCCCTTCAACTCTTGATCGCAATGGACCAGACCGCGGAGCTTCGCACAGCGGCCCCAGAATCGGCGTATTCGACTCCGGCTTTGGCGGCCTGACGGTTCTGAAGACGCTCCTGCCCAGCATTCCTGGTGCGCAATACATCTATCTGGGAGACACTGCGCGGCTGCCATACGGCTCAAAATCGCAGGCCACAATCGCCCGCTATGCCGTATCGAGCGCCCGCTTCCTGCTGGACCAGGGTGCGGAGTTTCTGGTGATCGCCTGCAATACCGCCAGCGCGTTGGCGCTCGAAGATATTCGCGCCGCCGTCCCCGTCCCGGTCCTTGGCGTCATCGAACCCGGCGTGAGCCAGGCGAAGAAGACTAGCCGCAGCGGCGACATCCTCGTGATCGGCACCGATGCAACGGTGCAGAGCCACGCCTACCGGACAGCCAGCCGCAACCTTGGCCTGAACGCGCTGGAGAAGGCATGCCCGCTGCTGGTGCCGCTGGTAGAGGAAGGCTGGGTCGGCCATCCGGTAACGGCGGAGGTGGTGCGGATCTACCTCTCCGAACTGGCCGCCGAGGCGTCAGCCGCGGGATTGTCGCCGGATACTCTGGTGCTGGGCTGCACCCACTACCCTCTACTGCGCCCGGTGATCGAAAAGACGGTTCCGTGGAACGTCGTCGATGCTGCGGAGATGACCGCCCTTGAAACGCGGCGGCAGCTTGCAGCGGTGGGCGCGGTTCCTGACGCCAGTGCCGGCCCGGCAACCAGCCGCTTCTTTGCTACCGACTCGGTGGCGAAATTCCGCCGCCTGGGCGCGGCATTTCTGGGGCAGCCGATGGGAGAGGTGGAGCTCGTCGATCTCGGTGGCTGA